In Peromyscus leucopus breed LL Stock chromosome 16_21, UCI_PerLeu_2.1, whole genome shotgun sequence, a single genomic region encodes these proteins:
- the Tmprss3 gene encoding transmembrane protease serine 3, which produces MGENDPPAAEAPFSFRSLFGLDDLKISPVAPDADAVAAQILSLLPLKFFPIIVIGIIALILALAIGLGIHFDCSGKYRCHSSFKCIELTARCDGVSDCKDGEDEYRCVRVSGQRAALQVFAAAAWRTVCSDDWKNHHAKVACGQLGFPSYVSSDHLRVDALEEQFQGDFVSINHLLPDDKVTTLHHSVYMREGCASGYVVTLKCSACGLRTGYSPRIVGGNMSSLAQWPWQVSLQFQGYHLCGGSVITPLWIVTAAHCVYDLYHPKSWTVQVGLVSLMDSPVPSHLVEKIIYHSKYKPKRLGNDIALMKLAEPLTFDETIQPVCLPNSEENFPDGKLCWTSGWGATEDGGDASPVLNHAAVPLISNKICNHRDVYGGIISPSMLCAGYLKGGVDSCQGDSGGPLVCQERRLWKLVGATSFGIGCAEVNKPGVYTRITSFLDWIHEQLERDLKT; this is translated from the exons ATGGGGGAAAATGATCCTCCGGCAGCCGAAGCCCCCTTCTCCTTCCGATCGCTCTTTGGCTTGGATGATTTGAAAATAAGTCCTGTGGCACCAG ATGCAGATGCAGTGGCTGCGCAGATCTTGTCCCTGCTGCCTTTGAAGTTTTTTCCGATCATCGTCATCGGGATCATTGCCTTGATACTGGCGCTGGCCATCGGCCTGGGCA TCCACTTCGACTGCTCTGGGAAGTACAGGTGCCATTCATCTTTCAAGTGCATCGAACTGACCGCTCGGTGTGACGGGGTCTCTGACTGCAAGGATGGGGAGGATGAGTACCGATGTG TGCGGGTGAGCGGCCAGAGAGCAGCGCTTCAGGTGTTCGCGGCCGCCGCCTGGAGGACCGTGTGCTCCGATGACTGGAAAAACCACCACGCCAAGGTTGCCTGTGGCCAGCTGGGGTTTCCCAG CTATGTGAGCTCAGACCACCTCAGAGTGGACGCACTGGAGGAGCAGTTCCAGGGCGACTTTGTGTCCATCAATCACCTCTTGCCAGATGACAAGGTGACCACGCTGCACCACTCTGTGTACATGAG GGAGGGCTGTGCCTCGGGCTATGTGGTCACCTTGAAGTGCTCAG CCTGTGGCCTGAGAACTGGCTATAGCCCCCGCATTGTGGGTGGAAACATGTCCTCGCTCGCCCAGTGGCCCTGGCAAGTcagtctccagttccaggggtacCACCTATGCGGGGGCTCTGTCATCACCCCTCTGTGGATCGTCACGGCTGCGCACTGTGTCTACGA CCTGTACCACCCCAAGTCCTGGACTGTCCAGGTGGGTCTTGTGTCCCTGATGGACAGTCCTGTGCCCTCCCATCTGGTGGAGAAAATCATCTACCACAGCAAGTACAAGCCAAAGCGGCTGGGCAACGACATCGCCCTCATGAAGCTGGCCGAGCCGCTCACCTTTGACG AGACTATccagcctgtctgtctgcccaACTCTGAAGAGAACTTTCCTGATGGGAAACTGTGCTGGACATCGGGATGGGGGGCCACGGAGGATGGAG GTGACGCCTCCCCCGTCCTGAACCACGCGGCTGTCCCTTTGATTTCAAACAAGATCTGCAACCACAGGGATGTATACGGCGGCATCATCTCCCCGTCCATGCTCTGTGCAGGCTATCTGAAGGGCGGTGTGGACAGCTGTCAG GGAGACAGTGGGGGGCCCCTGGTGTGCCAGGAGAGGAGACTGTGGAAGCTGGTGGGCGCAACAAGCTTTGGCATTGGCTGTGCCGAGGTGAACAAGCCTGGCGTCTACACCCGAATCACCTCCTTCCTGGACTGGATTCATGAACAGTTGGAG AGAGACCTGAAGACTTGA